The genomic region AGAAGTATAGGGGCTACGTATTGCAGAAGACCGTGATTGGAGGCTTCAGGATACTAGAGCCACCAAGAGGTGACCTGGTGCCGAGGATTTGTTGAGGGGTCGTGCATGGGCCTGAAGCTGATATACCACAACGTGGAGTTGAGAACTACGGATTTAGCAGGTGTCATTATTAGGCATGGCGACAAAGCCCTATGCATAGACCTAGTAAGCAGTGGTGACTGTGATTATAAGTTCTACACGCATAACCACCAGGGCCATGTACCGGCCACAATTAACGGCACTTATTACTCACCCTTTGGAGGCGCAGTCATTAAACCTGGGGATGAGGTGGTGGTTGGCGATTTTAAGGTTAGGGTTGTCAATGCATACAATATAACTAAGTTGGTGAATGGCGCACCAGCACACCCGAAGGGCCTTGGTGTGGGCTATATAGTGAGTGTTAACGACGTCGTAATATACCACATGGGCGATACCGATCTTATTGAAGAGTTATCCCAGCTTCGAAACGCCAAGATAGATATTCTACTAATACCAATTGGCGGCGCCACAGTAATGACGCCTGAGGAGGCCGCTGATGCGGTGATGTTATTAAGGCCTAAAATGGCCGTTCCAATACATTTTACTGACAGGAGGCAATTCGTGAAATTTAGAGACATTGCGCAGCCCTACACTCAGGTAATACTAATGAGGGGATCTATGCCGTAAAGTCAAAGTCAAAAATTACTAAAAATTAATTTTTAAGACGTGCCCATACCCAGCCTGCTTATTTTCAATCTATATATTACGTATGATATTATCCACGTTACTGCGAATGTGAATACTATTATTACCCCTACGTACTCCCACCAAGTCTCCCCATTTACCAGCGCTATCCAGTCCCAGAATGGCCCACCTAGGTTGAACTCGGACTGAACTAGGCCGAGTAGTTCCAGTGTGCCCACTATCCACGCGACCATTATTGATATTAGGGTCATTGTCAGGTTGTACCACAGCTTCCTGAGACTATCCCTAAAGGCCCAGTTGTAGGCGTAGTTCATGAAGAATCCGTCGGTCGTGTCGGTAAGGACCATGCCGACGGTGAATAGCACTGGGAATACGAGTAGGTACCAGAGGGGTATGTTCGTGAAGACCCCGGCCACTGCGGCTGATATCGCCAGTGTCGCCACCTCAGTAGCTGTGTCGAAGCCAAGCCCGAATAGGAAGCCTATTGGGTACATGTAATAGTCCTCATCAACTATTTTAAACAAACCCCTGAAGAACTTATTCATGAACCCCCTCCTCATTAGTGCATCCTCAAGCCTAGCCTCATCAAGCCTACCGCGCCTAAACTCCCTATATATGTCGTAGATCTCCAGCAGTACTAGGAAGTTTAGGAAGCCGATTATGTACAGGAAGCCACCACTTATTAAGGTGCCGATTATTGAGCCGACATTCTCAATATTAGCCAGGCTCTTGACAATATACCTGGTGGCGATCATCAATGCCACGGCCATTAGGATAACCACGGTTGAGTGGCCGAGGCTAAAGAACGTCCCAGTAAACAGCGACCTCTTACGCTCCTGGACAAGCTTCCTGGTGGAGTTATCGATGGCGGCTAGGTGGTCGGCATCCAGGCCATGCCTAAGCCCGAATAGGTAAGCCAAAACCCCCAGAATGGATAACGTCACTGCACCACGGATGTGGGCTACGTCCCCAAGCCACGATGTTGCGGAACTGCTGAACGCGGCATTGTGGGCGAGCGTGACTAGTTCATAGAACCAGAACCAGGCAAGCCCTGTGGCCGTCAATATGGCGGTGTATGTGAGGCCCATGATTAAGGCAGTTTTCCTCCCTATGACTAATTGCTCACTCATTAACTCATTGGATAGGGCATGACTTTTAAGTATTATTATCAGTTAGGTAGTAAGTAGTTACGTATTAATTATTACGTAGATAATGCATATAATGTGTTGTAGTACTTTTTAGTGTTATATGAGGTTTATTGAGGTTCTTGCTTCCCGCGCTATGGACTTAGCCGGTGATTTGAGTATTGTGGATTATTGCATTTGCCTTAGGGCTACTTATGTCGTTGTTTCTGATGGTCGTAGGGAAGCCATTGGGATGGCGCATGTGTCTTATGAGGACTTACACGGTATCGGCAGAGTCATGGAGCCCTCGATAGACTACCTCCCTAACATGGTT from Vulcanisaeta distributa DSM 14429 harbors:
- a CDS encoding MBL fold metallo-hydrolase; this encodes MGLKLIYHNVELRTTDLAGVIIRHGDKALCIDLVSSGDCDYKFYTHNHQGHVPATINGTYYSPFGGAVIKPGDEVVVGDFKVRVVNAYNITKLVNGAPAHPKGLGVGYIVSVNDVVIYHMGDTDLIEELSQLRNAKIDILLIPIGGATVMTPEEAADAVMLLRPKMAVPIHFTDRRQFVKFRDIAQPYTQVILMRGSMP
- a CDS encoding HoxN/HupN/NixA family nickel/cobalt transporter, whose protein sequence is MSEQLVIGRKTALIMGLTYTAILTATGLAWFWFYELVTLAHNAAFSSSATSWLGDVAHIRGAVTLSILGVLAYLFGLRHGLDADHLAAIDNSTRKLVQERKRSLFTGTFFSLGHSTVVILMAVALMIATRYIVKSLANIENVGSIIGTLISGGFLYIIGFLNFLVLLEIYDIYREFRRGRLDEARLEDALMRRGFMNKFFRGLFKIVDEDYYMYPIGFLFGLGFDTATEVATLAISAAVAGVFTNIPLWYLLVFPVLFTVGMVLTDTTDGFFMNYAYNWAFRDSLRKLWYNLTMTLISIMVAWIVGTLELLGLVQSEFNLGGPFWDWIALVNGETWWEYVGVIIVFTFAVTWIISYVIYRLKISRLGMGTS